The Thermus islandicus DSM 21543 DNA window ATAAAACCCATCCCCTTCAGGGTGGGATACATGGACTCCCCCACGTGCCCAGCGGGGGACATAGCCCGGTGAGCAATAGGTGTGCTATACTGAGGAACTGAATGGCCGTACACCGCAAAGTCTACCGCTTTCGCATGGACCCCACCCGCGCTCAAGCTGAGGTGCTGTTGCGGATGGCGGGGGCTAGGCGGTTCGTGTGGAACTGGGGCCTTGCACGGCGCAAAGAAGCGTATGCGGAGGCGGGTAAAGGCTTGACCTACAACCAACAAGCCGCCGAGTTGACCGCCCTGAAGAAGCGGCCTGAAACGGCCTGGCTCAAAGAGGTGGACAGCCAACTCTTGCAACAGGCC harbors:
- a CDS encoding RNA-guided endonuclease TnpB family protein, which produces MAVHRKVYRFRMDPTRAQAEVLLRMAGARRFVWNWGLARRKEAYAEAGKGLTYNQQAAELTALKKRPETAWLKEVDSQLLQQALKDLDRAFKAFFEKRAGFPRFKSKKRDEPSFRIPQRIRVEEGKVYIPKVGWVKIRQS